Genomic window (Kangiella profundi):
CACTCCATATTGAACACGCTCAGGAATCTGCTAAACCTAGCTTGCAGTTACTTGATGGCATCGTCGAAAAGTTATTACAGAGAAAACCACGTTATGAGTGCCAAAACTGCGGGTTCCACACCAAAGCAATTTATTGGCAGTGCCCAAGTTGTAAAGAGTGGAGTTCTGTTAAACCCATAAAAGGCATAGAAGGCGAATAATGTAATGTCTGATCCAAAAATTCTAGTAGCACTTGATTACGATAATCAGCAACAGGCGTTGCAGCTGGTTGATCAACTAAAGCCAAATCTGTGTGGGCTTAAAGTCGGTAAAGAAATGTTTACACTGTTCGGCCCTGAGTTCGTTAAGACACTTGTAAATAAAGGCTTCAAAGTCTTTCTCGATTTGAAATTTCACGATATACCTAATACTGTCGCTAAGGCCTGTAAGGCCGCTGCTGAGCTTGGAGTGTGGATGGTTAATGTCCACGCTTCCGGTGGCAGTAAAATGATGCACGCGGCACGTGAGGCGCTAGAAGGATATGAGAATCGTCCTTTATTGATAGCTGTGACCTTGTTAACCAGTATGGATGAAGTTGCCTACAGTGAAATCGGTTTTAAACGAGACCTGCCTGAACAGGTTGAGCATCTTGCCGGTATTGCTAAGTCTGCGGGACTTGATGGTGTTGTTTGCTCCGCCTGGGAAGCAAGGCGATTAAAAGAGCAGCTGGGAACAGAGTTTAAACTGGTAACACCAGGTATTCGTCCCCCGGGCAGTGAAATAGGTGATCAAAGTCGAATTATGACGCCTGAGCAAGCTGTCGTCGCTGGCTCTGACTACTTGGTCATTGGCCGACCAATTACAAAAGCTAGCGATCCACTAAAAGCACTGTACGAAATTTCTGAAAGCATTGTGAGCTAGTTGTTTTAATTATCTCCAAATAATATTCTCCATCCTGTCGCATGACGGTGACAAAAAGGATATTAAAAACAAGGAGATAATCATGAAAAAAATTGCTTTACTACTTTCATTAGTTTTAGCTGTAAGTTCTCAGACACTCTTTGCAAAGGAAAGAGGCGGGTTGTCCGCAGCAAACGGTAAAGGATCTACCGAGCAAGCATTAACAGTCAACATTAACAGTGCGGACGCAAAGGAACTTTCGAGAGTATTAACTGGTGTAGGTATGAAAAAAGCTGAGGCCATAATCGAGTATCGTGAGAAGTTTGGACCATTTAAATCTGCCAATGAGCTTACTGCTGTTAAAGGCATTGGCGAGAAGACGGTAGAGAAAAACAAAAGTAAAATTAAGCTGTAACTAGCTACTAATAAACAAAGCCCAAATAACATTGGGCTTTGTTGTATCTACACACTTTAAAATATGTTTGCAAATTAAGATTCGGACTTTTTTGATTTAAGAATGGCTTTAAGAGCTGGTTCATTAAGCAATTGCTTAGGCCAAAACAGGCCGAGAATAATACCTTGAATAAAGCCAATAATGTGCGACTCCTCTACAACGGCACCTCCTAAAAAGTCGTCATACTCTTCTTCGACTCCCATAATTTGAGGTAAAAATATCTTAATGCCAACGATGAGCAGTAGCACACCACTAATCTTTACCCCAAGCCTTAGTTCAGCAGTAGCACATGCAGCAATCAAGCCATATAGAGCGCCTGACATTCCGACATAATGGATAATATGTGGAGTCCAAAGGTGCATCGCTAAAATATTGACGCAGTAGAGCAAAAGTACCCAGATTATCCAATAGGATTGCTTTAATAGTGGTTGAAAGATGAAACTGATTAACCAGAGACTAGCCAGGTTCATAACGGTGTGCCAGCCACCTAGGTGTACAAGATTGGCGGTAACCAGTCTCCACCACTGACCACTATCAACTAATACTCGATCATATGCCATCCATAAGTTAGATTGGGGCAAAAGTAAGTAGCTAATAATGCAAATATGACTTGCAGCTAATGCAAATGCGTATTTTCTTAAAAATTGCGTCATAAAATATTTTTATCAAATGTAAAATTTAGTTCACACTTTTAATAATCAACTGTGGCTAAAATTTGTACAGGCTAAACGGATTGCAAAAATGAGAACCGTAAGGAATTCCTTTTAAAAGCAATGAGTTACGGAGAGCTCCCTAGGCAATTTGTTTTTCTTAATGCTATGTAAGTAAAGTTTATAGGCTTTTTTTTAGTAAATCATCCACTTAAGAGGAAAATATTATGTTTGAAACTATCGCTATGATCTGCTATTTATCTATCTCAGAACCACAAGTTTTAGAAGCTCCTGCGTTTGAGCAACCACCAATAACCAGTATTTACACTGGCAGTGGCGGCGGTGAGCCAGGTGATGACCCAACAAAAGAGAAAGAGAATTGATTCAAAGCATCATAAATAACTTTGATCTTAACAATCTAATGAGTGACATATTCATGATGTCACTCTTAGGTTGTGTATTTTTGCATTTGTTATTCACAAAAAATAATAGGCTACTTACATTCTCTATCGTCATACTTATTATCCAGTTCATTAACTGGAATTTGACATCTTTTTTGTGGAATCATCAGTCTGCTAAATTTATTTGGTATATCACATGGATGGTTACAGATATTTTCATCTTGCTCTATGTCGCATACAAGGCTGTAACAACTGGAAAAGTTTTAAAGGCAGAGTTTGCAGTATCTGTAGTAACAACTATCGCTATAACAATAAACATATTAAGATTTATAGAAAGACACTTTACTGACTTAGAGGTGATTGTGAGCGTGCAATCCTTCGCTATTAATTCAGTCAACATCTGCATCATATTAGCTTTATTAACACCAGTAGCTAAGCAACTGGTGGTAACTTTAGGAAGAAAAATCAATGGCATTACTATTTTTGGCCTACGGTTTAGTGTTAGCAGCGTTCGCAGCAGCGCTGTTTTGGCTAATCCTGAAAGCCTATCGCGGACGAATAAACGTTCCTTACGATGAGTACTCGCTAGATAGCGAATACGAGTCAAATGGCAACGTGATTGATTTATCGGCTTTTCAAAGAGCTGATATGATTGGTTTGCGTTTGCTTCAGGAATATTCACAGATTGAGTCGAGCAACTTGCCTGAGAAAGATAAGTTGAGAGAGATACTATTATGGAATCAAAAGCTTCAAGAATTTGAAGTTAATAATAGACGCATTATTCAGTCTCGTGGCTTCTTAAAGCCCGTTCAACTACAAAGTGCTAAAACATCAGCTCCGACAGAGTTCACTCGCACCTAGAATCATTTTCTATTAAATGCAAAAAGGCCTGCAACTGCAGGCCTTTTTAGTTTTAGTTTAACTTAGTGCCATGGGGTGGAATTAATCTCACAGCACTTAAATCAAAGTTAGGTTTTATTTCAGGTTGGCTATTCTTACGCCAAGCTCTTCTTTACTACTATTAGCTCTGTAGTTTTGAAGAATCAGTTCTGCCTTTTCTTCTGGGCTAAGATTAATGCCTCTTGTTGTTGAAAGAGACTCCACCAAGGCAATAATTTTACCAAGGGTATCAACTTCAGCACCGTAGTCCACCTGAGTGTAATACTCACTCATAGGTACCAAGGATAGTCGATAACCTAGTGCTCTAGCCAAACCATCAATTTTGTGAACACCTGGATCAGATGTTTTCCCCTCCAAAATTCGATAAATGGTCGACTGACTAATGTGAGCCTTATGCTGCATGGAGTAATCCGTCTCACCTAGGCTTTGCATAAGTTGTTTTAGTTGATCAATTATTTCGCTCATTTAGATTTCCTAAAAAAGATGCAAATTCGGTTTGATTTGTATGCATATTTGCATTATTATTTAAACCAAGTTCTGAAATGCATTCGATAGCTATTTGTATCACAGAGTGAAAGACAAATAAAGTATTGAATTGTATCGAAACAAAGTTTCCATTTCAGAAAAGGGGTATAGCCCCAACAAGTTTTCCTTCAGCTATATGGTGGGATTTGGCCGAGATTCATATCTCGGCTTTTTTTTGCCTGAATTTATTACTTAGCTGTGTTGCTAGTTGGTAGAGCATATTCACTATATAGGTTGATTTGTAATCAATCACACTCGCTGGTAAACTCCGCGCTCTTTTTAGCCAGATATTAAATTTTAATGCTCATCGGTCCGCCATAGCGCATATTTTCCTAAGATAACACTCTTGTTGTCATTTTACTCGTCTCTGGCTGCGAGTTTTTCTTGTTGGTTTAATACGACTTAGCGGTCGTGATTCTTATTTACGGTTATTACAATGCTACAAACTATAAAAAGAGATTGGTTCTCTAACATCAGAGGCGATCTGCTCGCCGGTCTAGTTGTTGCCCTGGCTTTGATTCCAGAAGCTATTGCATTTTCCATTATCGCAGAGGTTGATCCTAAGGTCGGTCTTTATGCTTCCTTCTGTATTGCAGTGATTATTGCCTTCGTGGGTGGCCGTCCAGGCATGATTTCTGCTGCAACAGGCGCTATGGCCCTCTTGATGGTGACATTGGTTAAAGAGCATGGCTTGCAATACCTTTTAGCAGCTACAGTTTTAACTGGCATCTTACAAATCATCGCAGGATTTTTACGATTGGATAATCTGATGCGCTTTGTGTCACGCTCCGTTGTAACCGGCTTTGTTAATGCTTTGGCCATATTAATTTTTATGGCCCAGGTTCCTGAACTTATTGATGTAACCTGGCATGTCTATGTAGTTGCTATTGCTGGTCTATGCATCATTTATCTATTTCCATTAATCCCTGTAGTCGGAAAAGTCATTCCTTCGCCATTGGTTTGTATTGTTGGCCTTACCATAGTCGTTGTTGCATTGGGCTGGGACATTCCAAATGTGGGCGGAAAAGGGGAGCTACCAGACACCTTGCCAGTTTTCTTATGGCCGGATGTTCCTCTTAATTTAGATACATTGGTAATCATCTTCCCTTATTCTGCTGCCTTGGCGGTCGTTGGCTTATTGGAATCATTGATGACTGCAGGAATCGTCGATGACTTAACCGATACTACTAGCAACAAGAATCGTGAATGTAAAGGTCAAGGAATTGCCAATATCGGTGCTGGTTTGATGGGCGGTATGGCAGGCTGTGCAATGATAGGACAATCTGTGATCAATGTTAAATCTGGTGGTCGAGGTCGTTTGTCCACTTTTGTCGCTGGTGTAGTGTTAATTATATTAGTAGTGTTTCTCGATGAGTGGATTAGCCTGATCCCGATGGCTGCTTTGGTTGCTGTTATGACAATGGTTTCAATTGGTACCTTTTCCTGGTCATCAATCAGGGACTTAAGAAAGCATCCAATGTCGACTAATTTAGTTATGGTAACAACTGTTGCAGTCGTTGTTGCCACCCACAATCTGGCTATTGGTGTGTTTGTCGGTGTATTGATGGCGGCATTGTTCTTCGCCAATAAAATCAGCCGTTTTATGGTTATCAAACGAAATGCAGAACAAACTGACACGACACGCAATTATGAAGTCATAGGCCAGGTCTTCTTCGCCTCAGCGGAAAAATTCATTGGTTCATTTGATTTCAAAGAAGCTATTGATGAAGTGACCATTGACTTAAGCCATGCGCACTTTTGGGATATTACAGCGGTTGGAGCATTAGACAATGTAGTCATCAAGTTTCGTCGAGAGGGCACTAAGGTGAATGTCGTTGGACTGAACGAGGCCTCAAAGACTGTGGTCGATAAGTTTAGTATTTACGATAATCCAGAAGAAGTTGAAAAGCTGATGTCAGGGCATTAGTCTGAATCTATAAGGAGAACGAGATGAAAAATATCATTGCCTGTATTGACGGTTCAGCCATGTCGGCTTCTGTATGCGATGCAGCGGCCTGGGCCAGCAATAAATTGGAAACACCTCTAAGCTTATTGCATGTACTTGAAAAAACAATAAGCCCTGAAAATGAGAATCTATCGGGAACCATTGGTCTTGGTGCTCGTGAGGCGCTGTTGGAACAATTGACAGAGCTTGATGAGAAACGAAGTCGAGTTGCATTGGAGCATGGTAAACACATGTTGGAAGATGCACGGCAACGAGTTACGGAACTTGGTGTTAATGATATTTTTATACAGCAAAGACATGGCAGTTTGCTGGAATCGTTGACCGAACTGGAGCCCGATATGCGACTATTGGTATTAGGACGTTTGGGTGAAGATCATGATGTTGCTGCACATACAATTGGTTCGCAGTTGGAAAGTGTGATTCGCGCTATGCATGTGCCAATATTAGTTACGGTAGGCGAGTTTCAGGCTCCTAATAATTACATGATTGCTTATGACGGCAGTGAAACCGCCAACAAAGCCATTGATCGTGTGGCAGCAAGCCCATTACTGAAAGGTTTGGAAGGGCATATTGTTATGGTGGGTGATGATAATGAAACCAATAAGAATGCGCTTAGTAGGGCCACAGATATTTTGACTAAGCATGACCATACGGTTCAACCTGCCCTTGTGCAAGGTGAAGTCATCGAATCACTAAAGGCGTATAGACAAAAGGCTGGTATCGAAATGATGATCATGGGTGCTTATGGCCACTCTCGAGTTCGTCAGTTCTTTTTGGGAAGCAATACCCAAACGATGATCAGTAACAGTACAATTCCCTTAATACTGCTACGATAGATATCCCTTTCTCCAGCGCTATTTACTTAAGTGGATAGCGCTCTCTCTAGTATGTTTTTTGCTCTTAATATTGGTCACATTGCGGGCCTACATAGCGCCTACACAACCATTTTATCCAGATAACAAAAAAGGCCTTACATTGCTGTAAGGCCTTTAAAATATGGCTCCCCCTGCTGGACTTGAACCAGCGACATATGGATTAACAGTCCACCGTTCTACCAACTGAACTAAGGGGGAATTTTGCGTTCATCACTTTGTGTGCTGAACGGGGCGAGATAATAGACATATTTCTCTTAACGGTCAACACCCAAGTGATAATTTTTTTAAATTTAGGCCATTTTTCTGAGTCTTAGGATAGCTTCCTCTAGCGTTTCCATACTTGCAGCATAGGATAGACGTAGGTGGCCAGGTGCGCCGAACGCTGAACCGGGGACCAATGCCAGGTCAACTTTTTCGATAAGCAGCTCAGCAAAATCCAGATCCGATTCACAGCCATGCTTTTCTATCAAGCCTTGCATATTGGGGAACGCATAGAAAGTGCCATCGCTTGGTAAGCAGGTTACACCTTCGATGCTATTGAGGGCATGTACCAAGTAATCGTGACGCTTTTTGAAGGCTTCGAGCATAGGCTTAATACAGGACTGGTCGCCAGCAAGAGCTGCAGTTGCTGCAGCCTGGCTGGGTGCTGCTGGGTTAGAAGTGCTCTGCGACTGAATCTTCTTCATGGCGCCAATTAAATCTGCTGGGCCGCCAGCATAGCCAATACGCCAGCCGGTCATGGCATACGCTTTTGACACGCCATTCAATACCACGGTTCTGTCATACAGTTCAGGGCAGACATTGAGGATGTTTAAAAATGGCTCTTCAGTCCACAGGATATGTTCGTACATATCGTCTGTAGCGACTACGATGTCAGGATATTCCACTAACACATCAGCCAGTGCTTTTAACTCATCTTTGCTGTAGGCAACACCCGTCGGGTTACTTGGGCTGTTGATGACAAAGAGCTTTGTCTTGTCAGTAATCGCGCTACGTAATTGCTCAGGTGTGATTTTCAGATGTTGTTCAATGGTTGTTTCAATAATAACGGGTTTTGCGCCTGCTAAGATTGCCATATCAGGATAAGATACCCAGTATGGGGCAGGGATAATCACCTCATCACCATCATTTAGCAGAGCCTGGCAAAGGTTGTAAAAACTTTGTTTGCCCCCACATGATACAAGGATCTGGTTTGGCTGATAGTCCAAGTTGTTGTCTCGCTTGAACTTATCGATAACGGCTTGCTTAAGTTCAGGAGTACCGTCGACAGGCGTGTATTTGGTTGCGCCGTCTTTAATGGCTTCGATTGCAGCTTGCTTAATATGCTCTGGTGTATCGAAATCTGGTTCACCGGTACCCAAACCAACAATTGGACGGCCTTGAGCCTTAAGCTCCTTGGCTTTGGCTGCCACTGCAAGTGTTGGTGATGGTTTAACAAGTTTTACACGTTCGGAAAGTTGAATAGCCACCGTATCCCCTTAATTTGTTTGATCGATGATGAGTGTGCGAGAATATCTGGCAATGATACTCCAACTTTTTCGCCCACCCAAGTTTTAGCAGCGTAGTTTTACAAGAGTGTATAAGTAAAAGTCATGAGCCAACAATTTGATATTCAATCACCGTTCCCGCCTGCTGGTGACCAGCCAAAGGCGATCAAGCAATTGCTGGAAGGTCTAGAAGACGGTTTATCGCACCAGACTCTGCTTGGAGTAACAGGCTCTGGCAAGACCTATACCATGGCCAATGTCATTGCACAAAGTGGGCGGCCTGCCATTATCATGGCCCCCAATAAAACTTTGGCTGCTCAACTTTATGGCGAAATGAAGGAGTTCTTCCCCAATAATGCGGTCGAGTACTTTGTTTCCTACTACGACTATTACCAACCTGAAGCTTACGTTGCTGCATCCGACACTTTTATTGAAAAGGATTCGTCGATCAATGAGCATATTGAGCAGATGAGATTGTCTGCCACAAGAGCGTTATTAGAACGGCGCGATACAATTATTGTTGCTTCGGTATCCGCCATTTATGGTCTGGGTGACCCAAAAGCTTTCCACAGCATGGTCATGCACCTCAAAGTGGGGGACCCGGTGGATCAACGGTTTATCCTGCGACGCCTAGCCGAGCTGCAATACACCCGTAATGAATTTGACCTGCAGCGGGCAACTTATCGTGTACGAGGAGACTTGATCGATATTTATCCTGCAGAATCTGATAAACATGCGATTCGTATCGAATTATTTGATGATGAAGTCGAAACGATTCAGACCTTTGATCCGCTAACAGGTGAGGTGCTGAAAAGGCTCACACGAGTGACTATTTTTCCTAAAAGTCACTATGTGACATCGCGCCAAACGATTCTCGATGCCATTGAGCAGATTAAGGTAGACCTAAAAGAACGTCTGGCCCAATTTTACGAGCAGAACAAGCTAGTAGAAGCACAGCGCCTGGAGCAGCGGGTCAAATTTGATATTGAGATGATGCAGGAGTTGGGTTATTGCTCGGGTATCGAAAACTATTCTCGTTACCTGTCTGGAGCTCAGCCAGGTGAGCCACCTCCCTGTTTACTGGACTATTTGCCAACAGATGCATTGATGATTATCGATGAGTCTCACGTTACCGTATCGCAAATTGGTGCTATGTATAAAGGGGACCGCTCTCGAAAAGAAACGTTGGTAAATTACGGTTTCCGACTGCCTGCAGCCTTGGACAATCGCCCATTACGGTTTGAAGAGTTTGAACGCATATCGCCGCAGACGGTTTTTGTCTCAGCTACCCCAGGCAAGTATGAAGAAGAGCATTCTGGTCAGGTCGTAGAGCAGGTGGTTCGTCCAACTGGACTTATTGATCCAGAAGTGGAGGTGCGGCCAGTCGGAACTCAGGTGGATGATTTGCTGTCTGAAATCCATCTTCGGGTTGATAAAAATGAGCGTGTATTGGTCACTACACTAACCAAGAAAATGGCGGAAGATTTGACCGACTATCTCTCGGAACACGGTGTTCGCGTGCGATATCTACATTCAGACATTGATACCGTAGAGCGAATGGAGATTATCCGTGACTTGCGTCTGGGTGAGTTTGATGTACTAGTCGGCATCAACCTGTTACGAGAGGGGCTGGACATGCCCGAAGTTTCATTGGTTGCAATTCTTGATGCGGATAAAGAGGGCTTCTTACGCTCAGAGCGTTCACTGATTCAGACCATTGGCCGTGCTGCACGTAATCTTAGCGGTAAAGCTATCTTATACGCCGATAGAATCACAGGTTCCATGGAGCGAGCCATTGGTGAAACTAACCGCCGTCGCGCGATTCAGCAGGAATTTAATGAAAAGCATGGCATTACTCCTATTGGCGTCAGTAAGAAAATCACTGATGTAATGGATACCGGCCACAGCAAGAAAAGCCGTAAAGTTGCAGAAAAGCTGGGTCAATATAAGGTTAAATCTCTGGCCGACGCGGTAAAAGAAATTGCTCAGATGGAAAAGCAAATGCTCGAATACGCCAAAAACCTCGAGTTCGAAAAAGCTGCAAAGCTTAGGGATGAAATTCAAAAACTTCGTGATGCCAGTTTGGCGACCTGAAATACTATACTATCTCCTCATATAGGTGGGTTTGGCCACCCACTTATATCTATTCTTTGCTAGTGAAGTGGCTTATCCTCAGTGCTTTGCTAACCACCTAACCAGCCCAAAGAGAGCCATTTCACATTAGCAGAGCACCATTAAATGACCAATTGAACCTTTGTTTCAATCGGTGTTCAGATGCTACAATATGACGTTTAGCTCAAGGTTGTATAGCAACCGAATAATAGAGTATTAGGCCAATATTAAGGCTTACGCAGCTGAGATCGTTTTATTAAATTACAGAGCTGCTTAACTTATTGATTTTATAGGTGAAGTCTGGGAGTGGAAATGACAAAGACAGTCAAATACAGCTTGCTTGTGTTGCTATGGTTATTTTCTCAACTTGCTAATGCGAGTGTTGGAAATCAGGAGCTGAAGCAGTTTTTCCAGTCTAAGTTAGACCGCATCAATCACTTCATGCAGGAAAATCATGACAATGCCCTGCAAAACCCTTCTATTTTGATGACTTTCGTTAATACTGACCTGCTTACTGTATGGTCTGCTAAAAATACCATTCGTGCCATGTTTGGTGCTCAGCGATGGTCTGAACTCACTAAAGATCAGGAATCACAACTGATTGCTGCTTATGAACAGACCATGCGTCGTTATCTGTATGAGGTCATGCGCCAATATCAGGGGCAAACCGCTACAGTTGACTCAATACGCTTGAACGACAAACAAAACAAGGGCTGGTTAAGAGTGGTGCTTGATAGCCCATCTTTGCCTGATCTATCCATAGACTTGAAAATATACAAAGAAGATAGCGCTTGGACTATATATGACTTTAGTTTTCAAGGAATTAGCTTCGTAAAAATGAAGCAAAACTACTTCCAGTCAACCTTTGATGAAAAAGGATTTGAGGGTGTGTTGGCCGATCTTAATAGGAAAAATCAGGAATTTAATGAAAAACTGAAGGTTGCCAAGAAGTGATTGACAACAATAAGGGCTGGTACTTAGTTCATTCAAAGCCTAGACAAGAGCTTAGAGCTGAAGAACATCTTAAAAATCAAGCGATTAATTGTGTTTTACCTTTGATAGAGATTGAAAAAATTATCCGGGGTAAAAGGCAATTCATTTCCGAACCACTTTTCCCTGGATATTTATTTGTAGAGTTACAGACCAATGGACAGGACTGGTCCAAGATTCGTTCGACGCGAGGCGTTCGTGATTTTGTGCGATTTGGTGGAGTTCCTGGCAGAGTCCCAGAGTCCGTTCTGGAGCATTTGAAGATACTGGAAATAAGGGATCCAGCTATTGAAACTAATGCTCCAAAAGCTGGTGATAAAGTAGTAATAACCGATGGTCCTTTCAAGGACTTAGAAGGGGTTTTCAAAATAAGTAACGGTGAAGAACGCTCTATCGTCTTATTGACTATTTTGGGCAAAGCTACAGAGATGGAGCTTGAAAATAACAAGCTAAGAAAAGCCTAGACGTTAAAAGGCAAAATTAATTAAAGCTGCAGGTTACATTGTTTGCGCTATCCCACTATAATGGCGCGCGCTTTTAGAAATTGTAAAAATTTTGGACAAATAGTTCGGGCTTTACCGAACAGGAAGGTGCTTTGGGAACCGAAAACCCACGGGCGGTAGCGTACCTGAGAGATATAGATAATATGGATACTAATAACTTTTTAAATCAAGAATTTGTTAATAAAATTAATAAGATAGCCATCGATGCAGGAAATGAAATCATGGCAATTTATGAGAAGGACTTCGATATTTACGAAAAGATGGATGAATCCCCTCTCACTGAAGCCGATCTTGCTTCACATCACCACATTATCAATGAGCTTGCAGCATTAAAAACAGGATTTCCGGTATTATCTGAAGAGTCTGCTGATATTGACTGGAAGGAGCGGCAGTCCTGGTCAACTTATTGGCTGATTGATCCCCTCGACGGCACCAAAGAATTCATTAAAAAGAATGGTGAGTTTACAGTTAACATAGCTCTTATACACCAAAATAAACCTGTATTGGGAGTGGTTTATGCACCAGCAATAGATGTTTTATACTTTGCATCAGAAGAAATTGGTGCCTGGAAAGCAGAAGCTGGTCAGACTAAACAAATAAATGTATCAGATAAGGCAGAAACTCCACTTAGAGTGGTTGGTAGCCGCTCGCATCAATCAGATGCCATGGTTGGCTACTTAAATCAGTACCCTAGCTATGACATGATCCCTATGGGTAGCTCACTTAAACTTTGCCTGGTAGCTGAAGGCAAGGCTGATCTATATCCTCGCTTAGGACCTACCAGCGAATGGGATACGGCTGCAGCTCATGCAGTTGTAAATGCAGCCGGTGGAGCTTGTGTTGTGTTTGATTTAGACAAAAATACAGAGCAAGAGACTCTTGCTTATAACGCCAAAGAGTCCTTATTGAATCCTTACTTTATCGTCAAAGGTCCTGAAATTATTGTTTAGGTGATGTGTTATTGAGCAAAGCAGTTGTTTGGTGCCGATTTACATTGTTTTGAAAATGAGCCTGTATATAAACTAGAAAAACAAGGGAATAAGAAATAAATGAAGGTATATCCAATTTTATTGTTACTTTTTTCTGCCAATGCTGTAGCTGAACCTTGGCTAGATACTCGTGATATTTGGTTGCGCGCGGATATTGAGCAGTTGGCAAGCGAAGGCATAATTAAAGCACCCATTACTACCTGGCCATTACCTTGGGCCTCTATTATAAAAGATTTAGAGGCTGCTTCTGAGGAAGATATGGATCCGGATATGGTTCCTGCTTTTTTAAGATTGAAGCGTAAAGCTGGTATTGAGATGGGCAGTAACGGACAGACGTCTATTTCTTTAAAGGCTGGCAATCAAAATAAGGTCTTACGCCAGTTTGGAGATGAACGACGCGAAGAAGCAGAACTTTCTGTCAGAACTTCAGGACTTGGTAAAACACTGGCCTGGAATATTGAGGCAACTAAAGCTGTTGACCCGATTGATGGTGAAGAAGATAGGCTAGACCATTCATACGTGGCAGCCATTGCAGGTAACTGGATTATATCGGCTGGCGCGCAGGAACGCTGGTATGGCCCAGGTTGGGAAACATCTTTGATCTTAAGCAACAATGCAAGACCAGTGCCCAGTATTTCCATACAAAGAAATTACAGCGATCC
Coding sequences:
- the pyrF gene encoding orotidine-5'-phosphate decarboxylase, producing the protein MSDPKILVALDYDNQQQALQLVDQLKPNLCGLKVGKEMFTLFGPEFVKTLVNKGFKVFLDLKFHDIPNTVAKACKAAAELGVWMVNVHASGGSKMMHAAREALEGYENRPLLIAVTLLTSMDEVAYSEIGFKRDLPEQVEHLAGIAKSAGLDGVVCSAWEARRLKEQLGTEFKLVTPGIRPPGSEIGDQSRIMTPEQAVVAGSDYLVIGRPITKASDPLKALYEISESIVS
- a CDS encoding pyridoxal phosphate-dependent aminotransferase; protein product: MAIQLSERVKLVKPSPTLAVAAKAKELKAQGRPIVGLGTGEPDFDTPEHIKQAAIEAIKDGATKYTPVDGTPELKQAVIDKFKRDNNLDYQPNQILVSCGGKQSFYNLCQALLNDGDEVIIPAPYWVSYPDMAILAGAKPVIIETTIEQHLKITPEQLRSAITDKTKLFVINSPSNPTGVAYSKDELKALADVLVEYPDIVVATDDMYEHILWTEEPFLNILNVCPELYDRTVVLNGVSKAYAMTGWRIGYAGGPADLIGAMKKIQSQSTSNPAAPSQAAATAALAGDQSCIKPMLEAFKKRHDYLVHALNSIEGVTCLPSDGTFYAFPNMQGLIEKHGCESDLDFAELLIEKVDLALVPGSAFGAPGHLRLSYAASMETLEEAILRLRKMA
- a CDS encoding SulP family inorganic anion transporter, whose protein sequence is MLQTIKRDWFSNIRGDLLAGLVVALALIPEAIAFSIIAEVDPKVGLYASFCIAVIIAFVGGRPGMISAATGAMALLMVTLVKEHGLQYLLAATVLTGILQIIAGFLRLDNLMRFVSRSVVTGFVNALAILIFMAQVPELIDVTWHVYVVAIAGLCIIYLFPLIPVVGKVIPSPLVCIVGLTIVVVALGWDIPNVGGKGELPDTLPVFLWPDVPLNLDTLVIIFPYSAALAVVGLLESLMTAGIVDDLTDTTSNKNRECKGQGIANIGAGLMGGMAGCAMIGQSVINVKSGGRGRLSTFVAGVVLIILVVFLDEWISLIPMAALVAVMTMVSIGTFSWSSIRDLRKHPMSTNLVMVTTVAVVVATHNLAIGVFVGVLMAALFFANKISRFMVIKRNAEQTDTTRNYEVIGQVFFASAEKFIGSFDFKEAIDEVTIDLSHAHFWDITAVGALDNVVIKFRREGTKVNVVGLNEASKTVVDKFSIYDNPEEVEKLMSGH
- a CDS encoding helix-turn-helix domain-containing protein; amino-acid sequence: MSEIIDQLKQLMQSLGETDYSMQHKAHISQSTIYRILEGKTSDPGVHKIDGLARALGYRLSLVPMSEYYTQVDYGAEVDTLGKIIALVESLSTTRGINLSPEEKAELILQNYRANSSKEELGVRIANLK
- the rrtA gene encoding rhombosortase, with the translated sequence MTQFLRKYAFALAASHICIISYLLLPQSNLWMAYDRVLVDSGQWWRLVTANLVHLGGWHTVMNLASLWLISFIFQPLLKQSYWIIWVLLLYCVNILAMHLWTPHIIHYVGMSGALYGLIAACATAELRLGVKISGVLLLIVGIKIFLPQIMGVEEEYDDFLGGAVVEESHIIGFIQGIILGLFWPKQLLNEPALKAILKSKKSES
- a CDS encoding ComEA family DNA-binding protein; this translates as MKKIALLLSLVLAVSSQTLFAKERGGLSAANGKGSTEQALTVNINSADAKELSRVLTGVGMKKAEAIIEYREKFGPFKSANELTAVKGIGEKTVEKNKSKIKL
- a CDS encoding universal stress protein, whose protein sequence is MKNIIACIDGSAMSASVCDAAAWASNKLETPLSLLHVLEKTISPENENLSGTIGLGAREALLEQLTELDEKRSRVALEHGKHMLEDARQRVTELGVNDIFIQQRHGSLLESLTELEPDMRLLVLGRLGEDHDVAAHTIGSQLESVIRAMHVPILVTVGEFQAPNNYMIAYDGSETANKAIDRVAASPLLKGLEGHIVMVGDDNETNKNALSRATDILTKHDHTVQPALVQGEVIESLKAYRQKAGIEMMIMGAYGHSRVRQFFLGSNTQTMISNSTIPLILLR